In a single window of the Labrus mixtus chromosome 20, fLabMix1.1, whole genome shotgun sequence genome:
- the LOC132954696 gene encoding nuclear factor interleukin-3-regulated protein-like: protein MENLTSALKTLNKTSGNDLNCLENFSGYEDSSSVQGSPTRLGRLIKPKNNMSCRRKREFISDEKKDASYWEKRRKNNEAAKRSREKRRINDMVLENRVLALNDENVRLKTELLQLKLRFGLISTASYIEKSQQISGGNNGGNGSSSSSSTQYYSSGYSSGSQVMMNSDSSETEQSGHGESHRQLGKYSPRGSLSDMSDGSSRDSPEPIPFEIKQEGDRLEMDIANGTTTQIMFNIHRGLASVPTHHQIQQHSQELKAAYHDHQQQHPLHQQQPHEESVTTINTVGQPAPHPPAAQRSVILYGSSSASYPVESLKRPQDTNLQAGQMHSSQTSVSQLQQSITEGSTKALAELKKQLEMKLLPPSPYQHSVDSRNEAEEGNMYKVSQQHLQQEHQPHQQEGESSAGLLHRQIEGVNQSPLYHHLQQPHHSYLSAQDEEPPVLTYEGGSRREAFYQGQPRINCNLTSSSDGDHRSSDKETSTDDDDFPSSSCSDMGSYSNQHLSGLHQPASPPPSSQGCPQAQGRDAQGEVKGTALPHKLRLKHRAMSSGCSGGHSSGQESPTTPPSSTPPPLPQHPYLSLMPQQNITRESQGEDCTQGASGEGVRKESGKKDTGGRRNKRRD, encoded by the coding sequence ATGGAAAATCTGACATCAGCTCTCAAGACATTAAATAAAACCTCAGGGAATGACCTAAACTGCCTTGAGAACTTCAGTGGCTATGAAGACTCTTCTTCTGTGCAAGGCAGTCCAACTCGCTTAGGGCGTCTCATCAAGCCTAAAAACAATATGAGCTGCAGGCGAAAGCGCGAATTCATCTCTGATGAGAAGAAGGACGCCTCTTATTGGGAGAAACGACGTAAAAACAACGAAGCAGCCAAACGCTCCCGGGAAAAGCGTCGTATCAATGATATGGTTTTGGAAAACCGTGTCCTTGCATTGAATGATGAGAACGTGAGGCTCAAGACAGAGCTGCTCCAGCTGAAGCTGCGCTTTGGCCTCATAAGCACTGCGTCTTACATTGAAAAGAGTCAACAGATTAGTGGAGGCAACAACGGGGGAAATGGAAGCTCATCCTCTTCTTCGACCCAGTATTACTCCAGCGGTTACTCTAGTGGTTCTCAGGTGATGATGAACTCGGATTCCTCAGAAACGGAGCAGTCAGGACATGGTGAGAGCCACCGGCAATTGGGGAAATACTCCCCACGTGGCTCCCTCTCTGACATGTCTGATGGATCCTCCAGGGACAGCCCTGAGCCAATCCCTTTTGAGATAAAACAGGAAGGTGACAGGCTAGAGATGGACATTGCCAATGGCACCACCACCCAGATCATGTTTAACATCCACCGTGGTCTTGCCTCTGTGCCCACTCACCACCAAATCCAGCAGCATTCTCAGGAGCTCAAGGCTGCATATCACGACCATCAACAGCAGCATCCCCTTCACCAACAACAACCCCATGAGGAGTCTGTTACCACAATCAACACTGTCGGCCAGCCTGCCCCTCACCCACCTGCTGCCCAGAGGAGTGTTATTCTATACGGCTCCAGCAGTGCCTCCTATCCGGTTGAAAGCCTGAAAAGGCCCCAGGACACCAACCTGCAAGCAGGCCAGATGCACAGCAGCCAGACAAGTGTTAGTCAACTGCAGCAGTCCATCACTGAGGGCTCCACTAAGGCATTGGCTGAGTTGAAAAAACAGCTAGAAATGAAGTTATTACCACCATCTCCATACCAGCACTCAGTCGACAGTCGTAATGAGGCTGAGGAAGGAAACATGTACAAAGTTTCCCAGCAGCACCTGCAGCAGGAGCACCAGCCACACCAGCAAGAGGGCGAATCATCTGCAGGGCTCCTTCACAGACAAATAGAGGGAGTCAACCAATCCCCCCTGTACCACCATCTCCAGCAGCCTCACCATTCATACCTCAGTGCCCAAGATGAGGAGCCACCCGTGCTCACCTACGAGGGTGGGTCCAGGAGGGAGGCGTTCTACCAAGGTCAACCTAGAATCAATTGCAATTTGACCTCGTCCAGTGATGGAGATCACCGCAGCTCTGACAAAGAGACCTCCACGGATGATGACGACTTTCCCTCCTCGTCCTGCTCAGATATGGGTAGCTACAGCAACCAACACCTGTCTGGCCTCCACCAGCCAGCCTCGCCTCCGCCCTCCTCTCAGGGCTGCCCGCAGGCCCAGGGCCGGGATGCACAGGGGGAGGTGAAGGGCACGGCGTTGCCACACAAACTCAGACTTAAACACAGGGCCATGAGCTCTGGATGCAGTGGTGGCCACTCCTCTGGTCAGGAGTCCCCGACAACCCCTCCCTCTTCAACACCCCCTCCCCTACCCCAGCACCCCTACTTGTCCCTCATGCCCCAGCAGAACATTACCAGGGAGAGCCAAGGTGAAGACTGTACACAAGGGGCCTCAGGGGAGGGGGTAAGGAAGGAAAGTGGGAAGAAAGACACAGGTGGACGACGAAACAAGAGGCGAGATTAA